The Pseudomonas sp. IB20 region CCTGACCGAGGTTTTGATGCAACCGGAACGACTCAATAGCATGGCGAGCACCGCAAGCCGCCTGGCCAAACCTGACGCAACCCGCACCGTGGTCGATATCTGCCTGGAGGTGGCCCATGGTTGAGAATCAGAAAGCCATGCCGCAACCGGAAATGCGCCGCATCCGTCGTATCCACTTCGTCGGTATCGGCGGCGTGGGCATGTGCGGGATTGCCGAAGTCCTGCTGAACTTGGGCTACCAAGTGTCCGGCTCCGACTTGAAAGAGTCGCCGGTCACTGACCGCCTGAAGTCCTTCGGTGCACAGATCTTTATCGGCCACCGCGCCGAGAACGCTGCCGAGGCTGATGTACTGGTGGTCTCCAGTGCCGTGAACACTTCCAACCCTGAAGTGGCCACAGCCCTTGAGCGCCGAATTCCTGTGGTGCCGCGCGCCGAGATGCTCGCCGAGCTGATGCGCTATCGCCACGGCATCGCCGTGGCCGGTACGCACGGTAAAACCACCACCACCAGCCTGATCGCCTCGGTGTTCGCCGCCGGTGGCCTGGACCCGACGTTCGTCATCGGTGGCCGTCTGAATGCAGCGGGCACCAATGCTCAGCTCGGCACCAGCCGTTACCTGATTGCCGAAGCCGATGAAAGTGATGCCAGCTTCCTGCACCTGCAACCGCTGGTCGCGGTGGTCACCAACATCGACGAAGACCACATGGCGACCTACGGTGGTGACTTCAACAAATTGAAGAAAACCTTCGTCGAGTTCCTGCACAACCTGCCGTTCTATGGTTTGGCCGTGGTGTGCCTGGACGATCCGGTGGTGCGTGAAATCCTGCCGCAGGTCAAGCGTCCGACCGTGACCTACGGCTTCAGCGAAGACGCCGACGTGCGCGCGATCAATGTGCGCCAGGAAGGCATGCAAACCTACTTCACCGTACTGCGCCCTGACCGCGAGCCGCTGGACGTTTCGGTGAACATGCCGGGCAATCACAACGTGCTCAACTCCTTGGCGACCATCTGCATCGCCTCCGATGAGGGCGTCAGCGATGAAGCCATCGTTGAAGGCCTGTCGCGCTTTGCCGGTGTTGGCCGTCGCTTCCAGGTCTACGGCCAACTGCCGGTTGAAGGCGGCGACGTGATGCTGGTCGATGACTACGGTCACCACCCAACCGAAGTCGCGGCCGTGATCAAAGCTGTGCGCGGTGGCTGGCCGGAGCGCCGCCTGGTGATGGTTTACCAGCCGCACCGCTACAGCCGCACGCGTGATTTGTACGACGATTTCGTCAATGTATTGGCCGATGCCAACGTGCTGCTGCTGATGGAAGTGTACCCTGCCGGTGAGGAACCGATCCCGGGCGCCGACAGCCGCAAGCTGTGCAATAGCATCCGTCAGCGTGGCCAGTTGGACCCGATCTACATCGAGCGCGGTGTGGACCTGGCCCCGATCGTCAAGCCGCTGCTGCGTGCCGGTGACATCCTGCTGTGCCAGGGTGCCGGTGACATCGGTGGCCTTGCGCCTAAATTGCTGGCGAGCCCGTTGTTTGCCGCTGCGCAGGGGAAGTCGAAATGACCACGAATTACGACGCCCTGTTTTCCACCCTCGCGCCTGCGGACTTCGGCCGCGTGGCCGTGCTGTTCGGCGGCAAGAGCGCTGAGCGCGAAGTCTCGCTCAAGTCCGGCAATGCCGTGCTTGAAGCACTGCAAAGCGCCGGTGTGAACGCGTTCGGTATCGACGTGGGCGATGATTTCCTCGCCCGCCTGTTGGCCGAGAAGATCGACCGTGCCTTCATCATCCTGCACGGCCGTGGCGGTGAAGACGGCAGCATGCAAGGCTTGCTCGAGTGCGCCGGCATCCCTTACACCGGCAGCGGCATTCTCGCTTCGGCACTGGCGATGGACAAGTTGCGCACCAAGCAGGTGTGGCACAGCCTGGGTATTCCAACCCCGCGTCACAGCGTGCTGTGCAGCGAAGACGATTGTATTTCTGCAGCCAAGGAACTGGGCCTGCCTTTGATCGTCAAACCAGCCCATGAAGGCTCCAGTATCGGCATGGCTAAAGTGAACTCGGCCGCCGAATTGATCGACGCATGGAAAGCGGCAAGTACCTACGATTCGCAAGTGTTGGTGGAACAGTGGATTCAAGGCCCTGAGTACACCATCGCCACCCTGCGTGGCCAGGTATTGCCGCCTATCGCATTGGGCACGCCCCACACCTTTTACGACTACGACGCCAAGTATGTGGCTTGCGATACTCAGTACCGCATCCCGTGTGGCCTCGACGCAACCAAGGAACAGGAATTGATGGACCTCACGGCGAAAGCCTGTGAGGCGCTGGGTATCGCCGGTTGGGCGCGGGCAGACGTGATGCAGGATGACCAAGGGAATTTCTGGTTCCTGGAAGTCAACACCGCTCCCGGCATGACCGATCACAGCTTGGTACCTATGGCAGCCCGTGCCGCCGGTTTGGATTTCCAGCAGTTGGTGCTGGCGATCCTGGCCGACAGCATTGAGCCAAGAGGCTAAACACATGAACGGCGCATCGCTTCGTCATCAGCCCCCACAAGCACCGAGCCGCAAGCCGGTGCCACGGGGTGCCAGCCGTATGGTGGCTAAAGAGCCGATGTCGGCGCGCCTGCCGAAAGCCAACTTTGGTTTTATCAAAGCGCTGTTCTGGCCGGTACTGCTGGTGGCGTTGGGCTTCGGTACTTACGAAGGTGCACAGCGCTTGTTGCCGTATGCCGACCGTCCGATCACCAAGATCAGCGTGCAGGGCGACTTGAGCTACATCAGCCAGCAAGCGGTGCAGCAGCGCATTGGCCCGTACTTGGCGGCGAGCTTCTTCACCATCGACCTGGCCGGTATGCGCTCGGAGTTGGAACAGATGCCGTGGATCGCTCACGCCGAAGTCCGCCGCGTCTGGCCGGACCAGGTGACGATCCGCCTGGAAGAGCAACTGCCCGTGGCCCGTTGGGGCGATGGCGCGCTGTTGAACAACCAGGGCCAGGCATTCACCCCGCGTGAGCTGGCCAACTACGAGCACCTGCCGCAGTTGTTCGGGCCGCAGCGGGCGCAACAGCAAGTGATGCAGCAGTACCAGGCCTTGAGCCAGATGCTGCGGCCACTGGGTTTCTCCATCGCGCGCCTGGAATTGCGTGAGCGGGGCAGCTGGTTTTTGACCACCGGGGCCGGCAGTTCCGGCCCGGGCATCGAGTTGTTGCTGGGACGCGACCGCTTGGTGGAAAAGATGCGCCGCTTTATTGCCATCTATGACAAGACCTTGAAAGAACAGATTACGAACATTGCGAGCGTCGACCTGCGTTACGCCAACGGCCTGGCCGTCGGCTGGCGTGAACCAGCTGCGCCGACGACAGCCAAACCCGCTGTCGCGAAGAATTAAGAAGAGGCAGGACCCATGGCAAACGTGCAAAGCGGAAAAATGATCGTCGGTCTCGATATCGGCACCTCCAAAGTGGTGGCCCTGGTCGGCGAGGTCGGGGAAGACGGTGTTATCGAAATCGTCGGTATCGGCACGCATCCGTCCCGGGGCCTGAAGAAGGGCGTGGTGGTCAACATCGAGTCCACCGTGCAATCGATCCAGCGCGCTATCGAAGAAGCGCAGTTGATGGCTGGCTGCCGGATTCACTCGGCGTTCGTCGGCGTGGCCGGCAACCATATCCGCAGCCTGAACTCCCACGGCATCGTGGCGATCCGCGACCGTGAAGTCAGCGCGGCTGACCTTGAGCGTGTACTCGACGCGGCCCAGGCTGTGGCAATTCCGGCTGACCAGCGCGTGCTGCACACCCTGCCGCAGGACTACGTGATCGACAACCAGGAAGGCGTTCGCGAGCCGCTGGGCATGTCGGGCGTGCGTCTGGAAGCCAAGGTTCACGTGGTGACCTGCGCGGTCAACGCGGCACAGAACATTGAAAAATGCGTGCGCCGCTGCGGCCTGGAAATCGACGACATCATTCTCGAGCAGTTGGCTTCGGCCTACTCGGTACTGACCGACGACGAAAAAGAACTGGGCGTGTGCCTGGTGGACATCGGCGGCGGCACCACCGACATCGCGATCTTCACCGAGGGTGCGATCCGTCACACCGCCGTGATCCCGATTGCTGGCGACCAAGTCACCAACGACATCGCCATGGCGCTGCGTACACCGACCCAGTACGCCGAAGAAATCAAGATCCGTTACGCCTGCGCCCTGGCCAAACTGGCCGGCGCCGGTGAAACCATCAAGGTACCAAGCGTGGGCGATCGCCCACCGCGTGAGCTGTCGCGCCAGGCCCTGGCCGAAGTGGTCGAGCCACGTTACGACGAGCTGTTCACCCTGATCCAGGCTGAACTGCGCCGCAGCGGCTACGAAGATTTGATCCCGGCCGGCATCGTGCTGACCGGTGGCACCTCGAAGATGGAAGGCGCGGTCGAACTGGCCGAGGAAATCTTCCACATGCCGGTTCGCCTGGGCGTGCCCCATGGCGTCAAAGGCCTGGGCGACGTGGTGCGCAACCCGATTTATTCCACCGGTGTGGGCTTGCTGTTGTACGGGCTGCAAAAGCAGACCGACGGCATTTCCTTGTCGGGCCCGAGCATCCGTGACAGCTACCGCAGCGATGACGAGGCCAAAGCGCCGTTGTTCGAGCGGTTGCAGGCTTGGGTAAAAGGCAATTTCTAAAGATTTACCGTGACACCGCAACACCGCACAAGCTGGAAAGGCAATTTCTAAAGATTTACCGTGACACCGCAACACCGCAACAAGCAGTAGGCGAAAAAACTAGAGAAAACGAAAGGAGAGGGAACATGTTCGAACTCGTAGACAACATCCCCGCAAGCCCGGTTATCAAAGTAATCGGTGTCGGCGGTGGCGGCGGCAACGCTGTCAACCATATGGTCAAGAGCAACATTGAAGGCGTTGAATTCATCTGCGCCAACACTGATGCCCAAGCGCTGAAAAGCATCGGCGCGCGGACCATCCTGCAATTGGGCACAGCCGTGACCAAGGGCCTCGGCGCTGGCGCCAATCCGGAAGTCGGCCGTCAAGCCGCCCTGGAAGACCGCGAGCGTATTGCTGAAGTGCTGCAAGGCACCAACATGGTGTTCATCACCACGGGCATGGGCGGCGGTACCGGTACCGGTGCTGCGCCGATCATTGCCGAAGTGGCCAAGGAAATGGGGATTCTGACCGTTGCTGTTGTGACGCGTCCGTTCCCGTTCGAAGGCCGCAAGCGCATGCAGATCGCCGACGAAGGTATCCGTCTGCTGTCTGAAAGCGTCGACTCGTTGATCACTATTCCCAACGAGAAGCTGCTGACCATCCTGGGCAAGGACGCAAGCCTGCTGTCCGCATTTGCCAAGGCTGACGATGTACTCGCCGGTGCCGTTCGCGGTATCTCCGACATCATCAAGCGCCCAGGCATGATCAACGTCGACTTTGCCGACGTACGTACCGTGATGAGCGAAATGGGCATGGCGATGATGGGCACTGGCTGCGCCAGCGGTCCGAACCGTGCACGTGAAGCGACTGAAGCGGCGATCCGCAACCCATTGCTGGAAGACGTGAACCTGCAAGGTGCACGCGGCATCCTGGTGAACATCACCGCCGGCCCTGACCTGTCCCTGGGTGAGTACTCCGACGTGGGTAGCATCATCGAAGCCTTCGCTTCCGAGCACGCGATGGTCAAAGTCGGTACCGTTATCGACCCGGACATGCGCGACGAGCTGCACGTGACCGTCGTTGCTACCGGCCTGGGCGCAAAAATCGAGAAGCCTGTGAAGGTCATCGACAATACCGTTCACACCGGTCACAACAGCCACGCAGCCAGCAGCCCAGCGCCTTCGCGCCAGGAACTGCCGTCTGTTAACTACCGTGACCTGGACCGTCCGACCGTGATGCGCAACCAGGCTCAGGCCGGTGCTGCGGCGTCCCGTAGCCCGAATCCGCAAGATGATCTGGACTACCTGGACATCCCGGCATTCCTGCGTCGTCAGGCCGATTAATGGAATGTATCAGGGCTATGAAGGTGATTGGTGTTCAGCAAAGGTCTGGTCTGTTATTATCGCCAGCCTTTGTTGATACCAGTTCGCAATTTGCGCTGAAGCGGTCCAAGCCATGATTAAACAACGCACCCTGAAGAATATTATTCGTGCCACAGGTGTAGGTCTGCACTCCGGGGAGAAGGTATACCTGACCCTCAAGCCCGCACCTGTCGACACCGGCATCGTGTTTGTTCGTGCCGACCTGGACCCTGTGGTGCAGATTCCTGCTCGCGCGGAAAACGTTGGCGAAACCACTATGTCGACCACGTTGGTCAACGGTGACGTCAAAGTGGACACGGTGGAGCACTTGCTCTCGGCCATGGCTGGCCTGGGCATCGATAACGCCTACGTCGAGCTCTCCGCGTCCGAAGTCCCAATCATGGATGGCAGCGCCGGACCCTTCGTATTCTTGATTCAATCTGCCGGCCTGGAAGAACAGGACGCAGCCAAGAAGTTCATTCGCATTCTGCGGGAAGTGACAGTAGAAGACGGCGACAAGCGCGCCACCTTCGTCCCGTTCGAAGGCTTTAAAGTGAGCTTTGAGATCGATTTCGATCACCCGGTATTCCGTGACCGCACCCAAAGTGCAAGCGTGGATTTTTCCAGCACTTCGTTCGTAAAAGAAGTCAGCCGCGCCCGTACCTTTGGTTTCATGAGTGACATCGAGTACCTGCGCAAGCACAACCTCGCACTCGGCGGCAGCGTTGAAAACGCCATTGTGGTCGACGCGGATGGTGTACTGAACGAAGACGGCCTTCGCTATGAAGACGAATTCGTGAAGCACAAGATCCTCGATGCAATCGGTGACCTCTACCTGCTGGGCAATAGCCTGATAGGCGAGTTCAAAGGCTTCAAGTCGGGCCACGCCCTTAACAACCAGCTGCTGCGCAAGTTGATTGAGCAGACAGACGCTTGGGAAGTCGTGACCTTCGAAGATGCCAGCACCGCACCGATCTCTTACATGCGTCCCGTTGCGGCGGTGTAAGTAACAACTCTCTTTCTTTAGTTTTGAAAGGCCACCTTCGGGTGGCCTTTTTTTTTGTGTCTAACACACCATGATACTAATGTGGGTTATCAATGGTTTGCCTGTAGGAACTGATACACCGGCACACCGCGCGGGAGTTACACGGTATAGCGTTCCTTCACGCCTGACTCCATTGGAGCAGGCGTTACCCTTTCAGGAACGGGCTTTGGCATCGACAATCCGATTGCGTCCGCTGTGCTTGGCCTCATACAGCGCCTGGTCCGCACTCAGCAACAACGCCTCCAACGAAGTGCGGCTGCGTTTATCCCAAGTGCTCATGCCGATACTCACGGTAATCGGCCGCTCGGCACCGGCCACCCGTGGCAAATGCTCGACGCTGCTGCGGATGTGCTCGGCGATCACCCACGCACCCTTGGCGTCGGTATTCGGCAGCACCACGGCAAACTCTTCCCCGCCATACCGCGCGGCCAGGTCGGCCGGGCGTCGGATGTTGCCACCGATCACCTGCGAGACCGCGCGCAATGCCTCGTCGCCGCTATGGTGGCCATGACGGTCGTTGAAGGCCTTGAAGTTGTCCACATCGATCATCAACAGTGTCAGCGGCTCGGTCGAGCGCTGCGCGCGGTCCCATTCCAGGCGTAGGCGCTGGTCCAGGGTGCGGCGGTTCGCCAGGCCGGTGAGCGCATCGGTGGCTGCCAGTTCTGACAGCACCTGTTCGGCACGATGGCGACGGCGCAGTTCGCGGCGCAACATCCAGGTCAGCCACAACAGGCCGATACACAGCACGCCGGTAGCGCCACTGGTCAGCAGCGCGGCACGTTGCCAGGGGGCGAACACGTTTTCGCTGGCCAGTGCCACCACCACAATCAACGGTCACGGTAATCGGCCGCTCGGCACCGGCCACCCGTGGCAAATGCTCGACGCTGCTGCGGATGTGCTCGGCGATCACCCACGCACCCTTGGCGTCGGTATTCGGCAGCACCACGGCAAACTCTTCCCCGCCATACCGCGCGGCCAGGTCGGCCGGGCGTCGGATGTTGCCACCGATCACCTGCGAGACCGCGCGCAATGCCTCGTCGCCGCTATGGTGGCCATGACGGTCGTTGAAGGCCTTGAAGTTGTCCACATCGATCATCAACAGTGTCAGCGGCTCGGTCGAGCGCTGCGCGCGGTCCCATTCCAGGCGTAGGCGCTGGTCCAGGGTGCGGCGGTTCGCCAGGCCGGTGAGCGCATCGGTGGCTGCCAGTTCTGACAGCACCTGTTCGGCACGATGGCGACGGCGCAGTTCGCGGCGCAACATCCAGGTCAGCCACAACAGGCCGATACACAGCACGCC contains the following coding sequences:
- the murC gene encoding UDP-N-acetylmuramate--L-alanine ligase, producing MVENQKAMPQPEMRRIRRIHFVGIGGVGMCGIAEVLLNLGYQVSGSDLKESPVTDRLKSFGAQIFIGHRAENAAEADVLVVSSAVNTSNPEVATALERRIPVVPRAEMLAELMRYRHGIAVAGTHGKTTTTSLIASVFAAGGLDPTFVIGGRLNAAGTNAQLGTSRYLIAEADESDASFLHLQPLVAVVTNIDEDHMATYGGDFNKLKKTFVEFLHNLPFYGLAVVCLDDPVVREILPQVKRPTVTYGFSEDADVRAINVRQEGMQTYFTVLRPDREPLDVSVNMPGNHNVLNSLATICIASDEGVSDEAIVEGLSRFAGVGRRFQVYGQLPVEGGDVMLVDDYGHHPTEVAAVIKAVRGGWPERRLVMVYQPHRYSRTRDLYDDFVNVLADANVLLLMEVYPAGEEPIPGADSRKLCNSIRQRGQLDPIYIERGVDLAPIVKPLLRAGDILLCQGAGDIGGLAPKLLASPLFAAAQGKSK
- a CDS encoding D-alanine--D-alanine ligase; amino-acid sequence: MTTNYDALFSTLAPADFGRVAVLFGGKSAEREVSLKSGNAVLEALQSAGVNAFGIDVGDDFLARLLAEKIDRAFIILHGRGGEDGSMQGLLECAGIPYTGSGILASALAMDKLRTKQVWHSLGIPTPRHSVLCSEDDCISAAKELGLPLIVKPAHEGSSIGMAKVNSAAELIDAWKAASTYDSQVLVEQWIQGPEYTIATLRGQVLPPIALGTPHTFYDYDAKYVACDTQYRIPCGLDATKEQELMDLTAKACEALGIAGWARADVMQDDQGNFWFLEVNTAPGMTDHSLVPMAARAAGLDFQQLVLAILADSIEPRG
- a CDS encoding cell division protein FtsQ/DivIB; the encoded protein is MNGASLRHQPPQAPSRKPVPRGASRMVAKEPMSARLPKANFGFIKALFWPVLLVALGFGTYEGAQRLLPYADRPITKISVQGDLSYISQQAVQQRIGPYLAASFFTIDLAGMRSELEQMPWIAHAEVRRVWPDQVTIRLEEQLPVARWGDGALLNNQGQAFTPRELANYEHLPQLFGPQRAQQQVMQQYQALSQMLRPLGFSIARLELRERGSWFLTTGAGSSGPGIELLLGRDRLVEKMRRFIAIYDKTLKEQITNIASVDLRYANGLAVGWREPAAPTTAKPAVAKN
- the ftsA gene encoding cell division protein FtsA, coding for MANVQSGKMIVGLDIGTSKVVALVGEVGEDGVIEIVGIGTHPSRGLKKGVVVNIESTVQSIQRAIEEAQLMAGCRIHSAFVGVAGNHIRSLNSHGIVAIRDREVSAADLERVLDAAQAVAIPADQRVLHTLPQDYVIDNQEGVREPLGMSGVRLEAKVHVVTCAVNAAQNIEKCVRRCGLEIDDIILEQLASAYSVLTDDEKELGVCLVDIGGGTTDIAIFTEGAIRHTAVIPIAGDQVTNDIAMALRTPTQYAEEIKIRYACALAKLAGAGETIKVPSVGDRPPRELSRQALAEVVEPRYDELFTLIQAELRRSGYEDLIPAGIVLTGGTSKMEGAVELAEEIFHMPVRLGVPHGVKGLGDVVRNPIYSTGVGLLLYGLQKQTDGISLSGPSIRDSYRSDDEAKAPLFERLQAWVKGNF
- the ftsZ gene encoding cell division protein FtsZ; protein product: MFELVDNIPASPVIKVIGVGGGGGNAVNHMVKSNIEGVEFICANTDAQALKSIGARTILQLGTAVTKGLGAGANPEVGRQAALEDRERIAEVLQGTNMVFITTGMGGGTGTGAAPIIAEVAKEMGILTVAVVTRPFPFEGRKRMQIADEGIRLLSESVDSLITIPNEKLLTILGKDASLLSAFAKADDVLAGAVRGISDIIKRPGMINVDFADVRTVMSEMGMAMMGTGCASGPNRAREATEAAIRNPLLEDVNLQGARGILVNITAGPDLSLGEYSDVGSIIEAFASEHAMVKVGTVIDPDMRDELHVTVVATGLGAKIEKPVKVIDNTVHTGHNSHAASSPAPSRQELPSVNYRDLDRPTVMRNQAQAGAAASRSPNPQDDLDYLDIPAFLRRQAD
- the lpxC gene encoding UDP-3-O-acyl-N-acetylglucosamine deacetylase — encoded protein: MIKQRTLKNIIRATGVGLHSGEKVYLTLKPAPVDTGIVFVRADLDPVVQIPARAENVGETTMSTTLVNGDVKVDTVEHLLSAMAGLGIDNAYVELSASEVPIMDGSAGPFVFLIQSAGLEEQDAAKKFIRILREVTVEDGDKRATFVPFEGFKVSFEIDFDHPVFRDRTQSASVDFSSTSFVKEVSRARTFGFMSDIEYLRKHNLALGGSVENAIVVDADGVLNEDGLRYEDEFVKHKILDAIGDLYLLGNSLIGEFKGFKSGHALNNQLLRKLIEQTDAWEVVTFEDASTAPISYMRPVAAV
- a CDS encoding GGDEF domain-containing protein produces the protein MDQRLRLEWDRAQRSTEPLTLLMIDVDNFKAFNDRHGHHSGDEALRAVSQVIGGNIRRPADLAARYGGEEFAVVLPNTDAKGAWVIAEHIRSSVEHLPRVAGAERPITVSIGMSTWDKRSRTSLEALLLSADQALYEAKHSGRNRIVDAKARS